One Streptomyces sp. NBC_01217 genomic region harbors:
- a CDS encoding TetR/AcrR family transcriptional regulator — protein sequence MAKATDGGTVPVPQRLLAAATRLFAERGYDRTSVQEIVEAAGVTKGALYHYFGSKEDLLQEVYARVLRLQQERLDAFACAEAPVEQRLRDAAADVVVTTIENLDDASIFFRSMHHLSPEKNKQVRVERRRYHERFRALVEEGQQSGVFSTATPADLIVDYHFGSVHHLSTWYRPDGPLSQQEVADHLADLLLRALRP from the coding sequence ATGGCCAAGGCGACGGACGGGGGCACGGTGCCCGTCCCTCAGCGGCTGCTGGCCGCCGCCACCCGGCTCTTCGCCGAGCGGGGCTACGACCGCACCTCGGTACAGGAGATCGTCGAGGCGGCGGGCGTCACCAAGGGCGCGCTCTACCACTACTTCGGTTCGAAGGAGGACCTCCTCCAGGAGGTCTACGCCCGGGTGCTCCGGCTCCAGCAGGAGCGCCTGGACGCCTTCGCCTGTGCCGAGGCCCCGGTCGAGCAGCGGCTGCGCGACGCTGCCGCGGACGTGGTCGTCACGACCATCGAGAACCTCGACGACGCCTCGATCTTCTTCCGGTCCATGCACCACCTCAGCCCGGAGAAGAACAAGCAGGTACGGGTGGAGCGCCGCCGCTACCACGAGCGCTTCCGGGCCCTGGTGGAAGAGGGCCAGCAGAGCGGGGTGTTCTCCACCGCCACCCCGGCGGACCTGATCGTCGACTACCACTTCGGCTCGGTCCACCATCTGTCCACCTGGTACCGGCCCGACGGCCCGCTCAGCCAGCAGGAGGTCGCCGACCACCTGGCCGACCTGCTGCTGCGGGCCCTGCGCCCGTAG
- a CDS encoding long-chain-fatty-acid--CoA ligase, translating into MTESFYAARPWISLLSEAQRASVSPAETLVHAFRASVARSPEHPALAYFDGRLSYRETDALSDSVAGHLAARGLERGDRVAIMLQNSPQFVLALLGAWKAGATVVPLNPMYKSGEVGHVLKDAEVTALICADRAWEAYLRDTAADAPTARIALTTSELDLQTQNDARVLGFERLPVPGDADDLVAVARQGLKAPEGRGLTAADVALISYTSGTSGTPKGAMNSHGNIMINAERQRTGHPIAEGSSYFALAPLFHITGMVCQLAACLTNAGTLVLAYRFHPGVVLEAFAEHRPAYTVGPSTAFMALAAHPAVTPEHFSSFQVISSGGAPLPPALVEKFRAGFGPYIRNGYGLTECTAPCASVPPEREAPVDPVSGTLSVGVPGPDTVVRILDENGEEVPFGEQGEIAVRGPQVVSGYWRLPEATATAFPDGELRTGDIGFMDREGWLYVVDRKKDMINASGFKVWPREVEDVLYTHPAVREAAVVGVPDPYRGETVRAYVSLRPGSTVEPEELGAYCKERLAAYKYPREVEILAELPKTASGKILRRELRSPR; encoded by the coding sequence ATGACCGAGTCCTTCTATGCGGCCAGGCCCTGGATCTCCCTGCTCAGCGAGGCCCAGCGGGCCTCCGTCAGCCCGGCCGAGACCCTCGTGCACGCCTTCCGCGCCTCCGTCGCCCGCAGCCCCGAGCACCCCGCGCTCGCCTACTTCGACGGGCGCCTGAGCTACCGCGAGACCGACGCGCTCTCGGACTCGGTGGCCGGCCATCTCGCAGCCAGGGGCCTGGAGCGCGGCGACCGGGTCGCGATCATGCTGCAGAACTCCCCGCAGTTCGTGCTCGCACTGCTCGGCGCCTGGAAGGCGGGCGCGACCGTCGTCCCGCTCAACCCGATGTACAAGTCCGGCGAGGTCGGCCACGTACTGAAGGACGCCGAGGTCACCGCGCTGATCTGCGCGGACCGGGCCTGGGAGGCGTATCTGCGGGACACAGCGGCCGACGCCCCGACCGCGCGGATCGCACTCACCACCAGTGAGCTGGATCTCCAGACGCAGAACGACGCACGCGTACTCGGCTTCGAGCGGCTGCCCGTGCCCGGGGACGCCGACGACCTGGTCGCCGTCGCTCGGCAGGGTCTGAAGGCCCCGGAGGGGCGCGGGCTCACCGCCGCCGACGTGGCGCTGATCAGCTACACCTCCGGGACCAGCGGCACCCCCAAGGGCGCCATGAACTCCCACGGCAACATCATGATCAACGCCGAGCGCCAGCGGACCGGGCACCCCATCGCCGAGGGCTCCTCGTACTTCGCGCTCGCCCCGCTCTTCCACATCACCGGCATGGTGTGCCAGCTGGCCGCCTGCCTCACCAACGCGGGCACCCTCGTCCTCGCGTACCGCTTCCACCCGGGCGTCGTCCTCGAAGCCTTCGCCGAACACCGCCCCGCCTACACCGTGGGGCCGTCGACCGCCTTCATGGCCCTGGCCGCCCACCCCGCCGTCACCCCCGAGCACTTCTCCTCCTTCCAGGTGATCTCCTCCGGCGGCGCACCGCTGCCGCCCGCGCTCGTCGAGAAGTTCCGGGCGGGCTTCGGCCCCTACATCCGCAACGGCTACGGCCTCACCGAGTGCACGGCCCCCTGCGCGTCCGTACCCCCGGAGCGCGAAGCCCCCGTCGACCCGGTCTCCGGAACCCTCTCCGTGGGCGTGCCCGGCCCCGACACGGTGGTCAGGATCCTCGACGAGAACGGCGAGGAGGTGCCCTTCGGTGAGCAGGGCGAGATCGCGGTCCGCGGACCGCAGGTCGTCTCCGGCTACTGGCGGCTGCCCGAGGCCACCGCCACCGCCTTCCCGGACGGTGAGCTGCGCACCGGCGACATCGGCTTCATGGACCGGGAGGGCTGGCTCTACGTCGTCGACCGCAAGAAGGACATGATCAACGCCTCCGGCTTCAAGGTCTGGCCGCGCGAGGTGGAGGATGTGCTCTACACCCACCCCGCGGTCCGGGAGGCGGCCGTCGTCGGCGTCCCCGACCCCTACCGCGGCGAGACCGTCCGTGCCTACGTCAGCCTGCGGCCCGGCTCCACGGTCGAGCCCGAGGAACTGGGTGCGTACTGCAAGGAACGGCTTGCGGCGTACAAGTACCCGCGCGAGGTCGAGATCCTGGCCGAACTCCCGAAGACGGCGAGTGGGAAGATCCTCAGGCGGGAACTGCGTTCCCCTCGATAG
- a CDS encoding SDR family oxidoreductase, whose product MSTVQGAGVVVTGAGGGIGASLARRFAAQGARVVVNDLDEARIKPLAEEIGAVAVAGDASRIVDAARDALEGTVDIYCANAGLASPGDVFAEEEVWAAAWDVNVMAHVRAARALLPDWLERGGGRFVSTASAAGLLTMIGAAPYSVTKHGVVAFAEWLSLTYRHRGIKVHAICPQGVRTDMLTAAGSAGELVLAPSAIEPEAVADALFDAMAEDRFLVLPHPEVAGFYRARAKDTDHWLGNMNHLQQKWEETGA is encoded by the coding sequence ATGAGTACGGTGCAGGGCGCGGGCGTGGTGGTCACAGGGGCCGGAGGCGGCATCGGAGCCTCTCTGGCCCGCCGGTTCGCCGCGCAGGGCGCGCGGGTCGTGGTCAACGATCTCGACGAGGCCAGGATCAAGCCGCTGGCCGAGGAGATCGGCGCCGTCGCCGTCGCCGGTGACGCCTCGCGGATCGTGGACGCCGCCCGGGACGCGCTGGAGGGCACCGTCGACATCTACTGCGCCAACGCGGGCCTCGCCTCGCCTGGCGACGTCTTCGCCGAAGAGGAGGTCTGGGCCGCCGCCTGGGACGTCAATGTGATGGCCCACGTCCGAGCGGCCAGGGCGCTGCTGCCGGACTGGCTGGAGCGCGGCGGCGGCCGTTTCGTCTCGACCGCGTCCGCCGCCGGACTGCTGACGATGATCGGCGCCGCGCCGTACAGCGTCACCAAGCACGGCGTCGTCGCCTTCGCCGAATGGCTCTCGCTGACCTACCGCCACCGCGGCATCAAGGTCCACGCGATCTGCCCGCAGGGCGTGCGCACGGACATGCTCACCGCCGCCGGATCGGCCGGTGAGCTCGTACTCGCCCCCAGCGCCATCGAGCCCGAGGCGGTCGCCGACGCGCTGTTCGACGCCATGGCCGAGGACCGCTTCCTCGTCCTGCCGCACCCCGAGGTGGCCGGTTTCTACCGGGCCCGCGCCAAGGACACCGACCACTGGCTCGGCAATATGAACCACCTCCAGCAGAAGTGGGAGGAGACCGGCGCATGA
- a CDS encoding exo-beta-N-acetylmuramidase NamZ family protein codes for MSLSRRGLLAGGAVGALAATAAGTGFAGAAPTAGNGHGRVRTGFDRLAADGYALLKGQKVGVVTNPTGITSDVRHIIDVMHPDERVDLIAVFGPEHGFRGTAQAGGSEGRYDDPATGLPVYDTYLKSGQALADVFTASGVDTVVFDIQDAGARFYTYIWTLYDCMEAAALAGKRFVVLDRPNPVTGRAALGPVLDPAFSTFVGRREISQAHGMTVTELALLFNAEFLAQRPVDLRIVKMSGWKRSDFFDATGLPWVPPSPNMPTPDTALVYSGTCLFEGTNLSEGRGTTRPFELLGAEGIDHRWAAAANALDLPGVAFREAYFAPTFSKFQGETVGGVQLHVQDREVFDPVRTGIALLVTAKRTWSGFAWRPDNWIDKLTGNTRVRTMIDAGADTDEVVGAWAADLAAFRAVRKKYLQYR; via the coding sequence ATGAGCCTGTCCAGACGTGGTTTGCTGGCCGGCGGCGCGGTGGGAGCCCTCGCGGCGACGGCGGCCGGTACCGGGTTCGCGGGCGCCGCGCCCACCGCCGGCAACGGGCACGGGCGGGTCCGTACCGGCTTCGACCGGCTGGCGGCGGACGGCTACGCGCTGCTGAAGGGGCAGAAGGTCGGGGTCGTCACCAACCCGACCGGGATCACGTCCGACGTACGCCACATCATCGATGTGATGCACCCGGACGAGCGCGTGGACCTGATCGCCGTCTTCGGGCCCGAGCACGGCTTCCGCGGGACCGCGCAGGCGGGCGGTTCGGAGGGGCGGTACGACGACCCGGCGACCGGACTGCCCGTCTACGACACGTACCTGAAGAGCGGGCAGGCACTCGCCGATGTCTTCACCGCGTCCGGAGTGGACACGGTCGTCTTCGACATCCAGGACGCGGGCGCCCGCTTCTACACCTACATCTGGACGCTGTACGACTGCATGGAGGCGGCGGCGCTCGCGGGCAAGCGGTTCGTCGTGCTCGACCGGCCGAACCCGGTGACCGGGCGGGCGGCGCTCGGTCCGGTGCTCGACCCGGCGTTCTCCACGTTCGTGGGCCGCCGGGAGATCTCGCAGGCGCACGGCATGACGGTCACCGAGCTGGCACTGCTCTTCAACGCGGAGTTCCTGGCCCAGCGGCCGGTGGACCTGCGCATCGTGAAGATGTCGGGGTGGAAGCGCTCGGACTTCTTCGACGCGACCGGGCTGCCGTGGGTGCCGCCGAGCCCCAACATGCCGACGCCGGACACGGCGCTGGTGTACTCCGGGACCTGCCTGTTCGAGGGCACGAACCTCTCCGAGGGGCGCGGCACGACCCGCCCCTTCGAACTGCTCGGCGCCGAGGGCATCGACCACCGGTGGGCGGCGGCCGCGAACGCGCTCGATCTGCCCGGGGTCGCCTTCCGCGAGGCGTACTTCGCGCCGACGTTCTCCAAGTTCCAGGGAGAGACGGTCGGCGGCGTGCAGTTGCACGTCCAGGACCGCGAGGTCTTCGATCCGGTGCGCACGGGGATCGCGCTGCTGGTCACCGCGAAGCGGACGTGGAGCGGGTTCGCGTGGCGCCCGGACAACTGGATCGACAAGCTCACCGGCAACACACGGGTCCGCACGATGATCGATGCGGGGGCCGACACGGATGAGGTGGTGGGGGCGTGGGCTGCGGACCTCGCCGCGTTCCGCGCCGTCCGGAAGAAGTACCTCCAGTACCGGTGA
- a CDS encoding penicillin acylase family protein — protein sequence MPPHIVKFRTAAVAAVLALGTTLLAASPQSGAAAAEPVPVTDYCQAQCDDILPPGENGNATLVEILGNKAFGTHPAHSDDQLDRYNGLVAGHTGLTDQKLTDFFNDASFGVPNDQVESVTSPRDDVTITRDKASGVPHIKGTTRYGTEFGAGFAAGQDRLWLMDLFRHIGRGELTSFAGGALANQGLEQQFWPQAPYTEADLEAQVEYIRTHEGARGEQAMVDAQAYVDGINAYREKSKKGRYFPGEYVLTGKIDAITNVGEIQPFKLTDLISIASVVGGQFGGGGGGEVQAALSLLAAQQKYGVAEGTEVWESFRQRNDPEAVLTIHDGTAFPYAGRPATARGTALPDSGSVTTEPLIHDRTGSAGTDRKAPVKAPATLKTAQGIFDDGVVPEGSLPGSGTQKRGMSNALLVSGRHTASGNPIAVFGPQTGYFAPQLMMLQELQGPGISARGVSFAGVGMYVQMGRGQDYAWSATSAGQDITDTYAVELCEPDGSAPAKDSTHYLYRGTCTAMETLERTNSWQPTVADSTAKGSYRMQVRRTNYGIVTHRATVGGKPVAYTSLRTTYRHEADSIIGFQMLNDPAYVKDASSFQQAASNIDYAFNWFYADSRTAAYYNSGMNPVRAAGVDPALPVKAEKAYEWQGYDPAANTAAYTPFAEHPHSSGQDYYISWNNKQAEGYAAAGFGLGAVHRGDLLDQRVAKLVEEGGVTRASLTRAMAQAALTDLRGEQLLPELLKVIRSRPVTDPELNSVVQELESWRAAGSQRRESSPGSHAYTYADAVRIMDAWWPKLVEAEFRPGLGDDLYGALTANLATDESPAASHGPSGAHSGSAFQYGWWGFVDKDLRKVLGQPVKGPLAKTYCGNGDLNSCRDALLESLKGAAAQPAAEVYPGDDSCGAGEQWCTDSIIHRALGGISQKAIHWQNRPTYQQVVEFPAHR from the coding sequence ATGCCCCCACACATCGTGAAGTTCAGAACCGCCGCCGTCGCGGCGGTTCTCGCACTCGGCACGACCTTGCTGGCGGCCTCGCCGCAGTCCGGCGCCGCGGCTGCGGAACCGGTGCCCGTCACCGACTACTGCCAGGCTCAGTGCGACGACATCCTGCCGCCCGGAGAGAACGGCAACGCCACCCTCGTCGAGATCCTCGGCAACAAGGCGTTCGGCACGCACCCCGCGCACAGCGACGACCAACTCGACCGCTACAACGGCCTGGTGGCCGGACACACCGGTCTCACCGACCAGAAGCTGACCGACTTCTTCAACGACGCCTCGTTCGGCGTGCCGAACGACCAGGTCGAGTCCGTCACCTCGCCGCGCGACGACGTCACCATCACCCGCGACAAGGCCTCCGGTGTCCCGCACATCAAGGGCACCACCCGTTACGGCACCGAGTTCGGCGCCGGATTCGCCGCCGGGCAGGACCGGCTCTGGCTGATGGACCTCTTCCGGCACATCGGCCGCGGAGAACTGACCTCGTTCGCCGGCGGCGCGCTCGCCAACCAGGGCCTGGAGCAGCAGTTCTGGCCGCAGGCCCCGTACACCGAGGCCGATCTCGAAGCCCAGGTCGAGTACATCAGGACCCACGAGGGCGCCCGCGGCGAACAGGCCATGGTCGACGCCCAGGCGTACGTCGACGGCATCAACGCCTACCGCGAGAAGTCCAAGAAGGGCCGCTACTTCCCCGGCGAGTACGTCCTCACCGGCAAGATCGACGCGATCACCAACGTCGGGGAGATACAGCCGTTCAAGCTGACCGACCTGATCTCCATCGCCTCCGTGGTCGGCGGCCAGTTCGGCGGCGGCGGTGGCGGCGAGGTGCAGGCGGCGCTCTCGCTGCTCGCCGCCCAGCAGAAATACGGGGTCGCCGAGGGCACCGAGGTCTGGGAGTCGTTCCGGCAGCGCAACGACCCCGAGGCCGTGCTGACGATCCACGACGGCACGGCGTTCCCGTACGCGGGCAGGCCCGCCACCGCACGCGGCACCGCGCTGCCCGACAGCGGCTCGGTCACCACCGAACCCCTGATCCACGACCGCACCGGCTCCGCGGGCACCGACAGGAAGGCCCCCGTCAAGGCCCCGGCCACGCTCAAGACGGCCCAGGGCATCTTCGACGACGGTGTCGTCCCCGAGGGCTCACTGCCCGGCTCCGGCACCCAGAAGCGCGGCATGTCCAACGCCCTGCTGGTCTCCGGCCGGCACACCGCGAGCGGGAACCCGATCGCCGTCTTCGGGCCCCAGACCGGCTACTTCGCCCCGCAGCTGATGATGCTCCAGGAGCTCCAGGGCCCCGGCATCAGCGCCCGGGGTGTCTCCTTCGCCGGGGTCGGAATGTATGTCCAGATGGGGCGCGGCCAGGACTACGCCTGGAGCGCCACCTCGGCCGGCCAGGACATCACCGACACCTACGCCGTCGAGCTGTGCGAGCCCGACGGCTCCGCCCCCGCCAAGGACTCCACGCACTACCTCTACCGCGGCACCTGCACTGCCATGGAGACCCTGGAGCGCACCAACTCCTGGCAGCCGACCGTCGCCGACTCCACGGCGAAGGGCTCCTACCGGATGCAGGTCCGGCGCACGAACTACGGCATCGTCACCCACCGCGCCACCGTGGGCGGCAAGCCCGTCGCGTACACCTCGCTGCGTACCACCTACCGCCACGAGGCCGACTCGATCATCGGCTTCCAGATGCTCAACGACCCGGCGTACGTCAAGGACGCCTCCTCGTTCCAGCAGGCGGCGAGCAATATCGACTACGCGTTCAACTGGTTCTACGCGGACTCCCGCACCGCCGCGTACTACAACAGCGGCATGAACCCGGTGCGAGCGGCGGGCGTGGACCCGGCGCTGCCCGTCAAGGCCGAGAAGGCGTACGAATGGCAGGGGTACGACCCGGCCGCCAACACCGCCGCGTACACCCCCTTCGCCGAGCACCCGCACTCCAGCGGCCAGGACTACTACATCTCCTGGAACAACAAGCAGGCCGAGGGTTACGCGGCCGCGGGCTTCGGCCTCGGCGCGGTGCACCGCGGGGATCTGCTGGACCAGCGGGTGGCGAAGCTGGTCGAGGAGGGCGGAGTGACCCGCGCGTCCCTCACCCGGGCGATGGCTCAGGCCGCACTCACAGATCTGCGCGGCGAGCAGTTGCTGCCCGAACTGCTGAAGGTGATCCGCTCCCGGCCCGTCACCGATCCTGAACTGAACAGTGTCGTACAGGAGTTGGAGTCCTGGCGGGCGGCCGGTTCGCAGCGCAGGGAGAGCAGCCCCGGATCGCATGCGTACACCTACGCCGACGCGGTACGGATCATGGACGCGTGGTGGCCGAAGCTGGTCGAGGCCGAGTTCAGGCCGGGGCTCGGCGACGACCTGTACGGCGCGCTGACCGCGAACCTCGCCACCGACGAGTCCCCGGCGGCCAGCCACGGGCCGAGCGGGGCGCACAGCGGATCGGCGTTCCAGTACGGCTGGTGGGGCTTCGTGGACAAGGACCTGCGCAAGGTCCTCGGGCAGCCGGTCAAGGGCCCGTTGGCCAAGACGTACTGCGGGAACGGGGACCTGAACAGTTGCCGTGACGCGCTGCTGGAGTCGCTGAAGGGGGCCGCGGCGCAGCCGGCGGCCGAGGTCTACCCGGGTGACGACAGCTGCGGGGCGGGCGAGCAGTGGTGCACGGACTCGATCATTCACCGTGCGCTGGGCGGGATCAGCCAGAAGGCGATCCACTGGCAGAACCGGCCGACGTACCAGCAGGTGGTGGAGTTCCCGGCGCACCGGTAG